GGATTGGGAATTTTAGGAACTAGGGGGTAACTTTATTTGAAGTAATTATCTGCACTCGATCTAACCTAAGATAAAGATAGCAAATCGAATCCCGCAATTTGCAATCCCTAGCTTTCGCTGCTCTAATAAGGACATATAGGCTCAATTACTGAATTGATTGTATTTTATTCAGTTAAATTGCTGAGGAAATTTATAGTTACTTTTTATATGATGTTAATACTTGCTTTTGTGAACTAAGCATAGATTAAAAAAAGAAAAAGGCATCAGCAACTACTACTGATACCTTTAGAGTCCCACGAACTGTGAAATACCAAATAATGAAATTTGGTACTCATACAGGATAGTCCGAATTTGCTCCTGTAATGTATCAGATTTTACCATCTATTTTTTTCTATCACCACGGAATATCTAAAACTTTCATGACAAAATAGTTGTATTTAAATCTCGAGCGATTAATAACGCAGTTATGTCACAGTAAAGAAACTTTATACAAGCTGATATGTCAAGCAGCACATTGTAGATAAAATAAATAGATACTGGCAATCCCAAGTTTTCTGGCTCTAGCTGCGATCGCCTTAATCCAATCCTCTAATTTCTTTTTATTTTACATTTCTAGGTGAATCAAACGCTCTAATTACCTTATTTACATTGGTAACAAATGAGCTTAAAGCTCCATGATATAGGTTCGGTTAAATAATTAAATAACATGAGTTCGGGATAACTTAAAAGTCTTATTCTTTCCTTGACAGAAAATACTATTCCTTCGTGAAATTACCATCAAAATTGTCTTAACCCGAAAGTAGCGTTAAATATTTTGAATTACATAAGAAAAAGGTTTTGGGAGTCTTGCCGTGTTTCGACCCCAAAACCTTTCTCTCTTACACTTATTCCTCACACACAATTAATAGCTTACGGGGACTATTTGATTAGTGCTGTATTTTGAGTGCCACTTCGTGTATTGTCATAATATTTGAGCAACCTTAGAGAACTAAACCTGTTTAGCTAACCGCAGAGGGTTCTTTATTTTTACTATCGAAGAAGGTTTTCAAGATACTTTCTGCCATCTGAGGACTGCTCAAGCCTATACTAGCCTTTGATTGATCGGGGGAAGCATGATCGACCAAAATGTCTGGTATGCCAAAGCGTTCGACTGGTACCAGAACATTATGCTCTTGAAGAGCTTCTAGTACTGCCGAACCAAATCCACCCATAAGACAGCCTTCTTCTAGGGTAACTACTTTACCGATACGTTTAGCTAAAGGAACTATTAAATCTGTGTCTAGAGGCTTAACAAAGCGAGCATTAACTACTGTAGCTTCAATACCGTGTTCGCTCAATATTTCAGCTACCTGTAAAGCAGGATATACCTGAGTGCCATAGCCAACTAAAAGTAAGTCGTCGCCACTGCGAAGAATTTCCCCTTTGCCAATCTCAATAGGTTCCCAGCCTTCTTCCATCAGCGGTACACCAATACCATTACCACGGGGATAGCGCATGGCGATCGCACCATCGTTATAATTAATGCCTGTCACCACCATTTGCTGTAGTTCAGCTTCGTCTTTTGGTGCCATGACAACAATGTTAGGAATACAGCGTAAATAAGCAATATCGTACATTCCCTGATGAGTAGGACCATCTGCCCCGACAATTCCTGCTCGATCTAAACAAAAGAAGACAGGTAGCTTTTGAATACAGATATCATGAATGATCTGATCGTAAGCTCGCTGCAAGAACGTTGAATAAATTGCAACTACAGGCTTCATTCCTTCACAAGCCATTCCTGCTGATAGGGTTACAGCGTGTTGTTCGGCAATGCCGACATCAATATATTGCTTGGGTAATTTGCTTTGGAGTTTGTCTAAACCTGTACCTGTTGCCATCGCTGCGGTAATACCCACAATTTTCGGATCATTTTCTGCCAGGGTAGTTAGAGTATCAGCAAATACTTTGCAATATTTAGGAGGCTTAGGTTTGGTGGCGGGAATACCTTTACCTGTGGCTAAATTAAAAGGATTTTGAGCATGATAGCCTACCTGATCTTTTTCAGCGATCGCATACCCTTTTCCTTTGACAGTTGCCACATGAACTAATACAGGACCAGGTACTTTATGAGCCTGTTTAAAGGTAGAAATTAGTTCTGCTAAATTATGTCCATCAATGGGGCCAAAATACTTGAAGCCTAATTCTTCAATTACTGCCCCAACTTTTGGCACAGCCAGCCGTTTCATTCCTTCTTTGACTCTTTCCATTTCTGGGGTTAAAGATTGACCGAAGAAGGGTAGCTGTTTAAATTGTTCTTCTAAGTTGTCAGAAAGAAACTGCACGGGATCGGATAGTCGAACTTTGTTCAGGTAGCGGGAAATAGCCCCTACGTTAGGAGAAATAGACATTTCGTTATCGTTTAACACCACCATCAAATTAGTGTTAGGCAGATGTCCTGCATGGTTGATAGCTTCAAGTGCCATCCCCCCAGTCAAAGCACCATCGCCGATAATTGCTACACATTTAAAATCTTCTCCTTTGGCATCTCTTGCCAACGCCATGCCTAAGGCTGCGGAAATGCTTGTCGAGGCGTGACCCGCACCAAAATGATCGAATTTATTTTCACTTCGTTTTAAATAGCCAGCGACACCATCTTTTTGCCGTAAAGTATTAAATTTATTGTATCTACCCGTAAGCAATTTATGGGGATAAGCTTGATGTCCCACATCCCAAGTCACTTTGTCGCGGTCTAAGTCCAAAGTTTGGTAAAGGGCAATAGTTAACTCTACTACGCCTAGACCTGGACCTAAATGACCTCCACTAGCTGCAACTGTTTGTAAATGTTTTTCTCTTATTTGGCGGGCGATTTTCTCAAGTTGTCGGATTGATAAACCGTGCAACTGATTTGGGTGAGTTATTTCACTTAAATGCATACTGCCGTGTTCTCTAATAACAGATTATCTATTTATTCTTGATTGATTATCCTACTTTCTCTGTCCTCAAAGAGAAAATTGGATACTTTTCTCAATATGATGAGCCTTGATGCTAATTTTTTCAACTAGAATTGTCTCAAAGCAGCAACCGTAAGCTTCTGTCTCGATGTTTGACCTTCAAAACTACTACTATTATTAGTATGTAAAACTTTCTGCTTGTGATTTTATTGTAGCTTGTCTGCCTGAGAAGATAATTAAAAATGTCTGATGTGAATTAGTTTCATTTAAAGCTCTTAGCCGTAATCTTCTTAGCTTCTAAACAAAGATTCCAGTAAAAGTGAGTGATTTTACTGGAATCTTATAAAACTTGTTTGAAAGTTCATATTTTATGTATAGAAATCAATGCCTTGATTGTCTTAGCAGTTATGATGCTTGACCAATCTTTGGCTCAATACCAGCTACTAAACGCTGAATATTAGTTCTGTGACGTAGAATCACGTACAATCCTGCTAAAATGGCAAAGATTGAATAGGCTGGAGGTTGATTCAAGGCAACCATTAAAATATTAACTGCGATCGCGCCACAAATTGAACTGAGGGAAACTATTCTGGAGATACTTAAAGTAATTCCAAAACTTGCTAGAGTTCCTAAAGCAACAGCAGGGTTCATCACCAGCAAAATACCCAAAGCAGTAGCAACTGATTTACCGCCACTAAAGTTAAGCCAAATAGACTTACTATGTCCGATAATGGCACTTAAAGCTGCGCCTGTAATTAACCAAGTGTGCCAGTCAACGGGTAAAGTTTGGCTGGGGGAAAAGTAATAAAAAAGGTTAACTATAGCTAATGCTAATAAACCCTTGACTAAGTCTATTGCCAATACTGCGATCGCCGCGGATTTACCCACGGTTCGCAAAACATTTGTAGCTCCTGTTGAACCTGAACCATGTTCTCTAATATCAATTCCCTTCAGATAACGTCCGACTATATATCCCGTCGGAATTGATCCCAATAGGTAAGCAGTTAAAATCAGTAATGCGCTAATAGCAAAATATACCACCATGATTTATTCGTCGTATTAAAATATCGTACGACCAGTTTAACGGTTTTTTGGGAAAAAATAATACTTCTACTAATAGAATTTACTTTAATATTTATCTTTCATGGGGTGGTAACCAACCTCAAGAAAAGATGAACTTTTGTAATTTTACTAATAGGGATCGTCTATAGCTATCTTATAGTATACTGCACTACTAACAATTGTCTTTAAAAGAATTAAACATTTTTTTTCATTTGACTATAAATAAATCCCAATCCACTTAGAAAAAGCAATGTAGGAGTTAACCAGTCTCCCCAGCGCACATACAGAGTTTTGTTTTGGCGACGGTAGATAGTGTGAGCGTGAATTGCATATTTATTAATATCTGAGATCCAAAGAGTATGACCGTGAGGGTCGACAATCGCACTGTAGCCTGTATTTGTGGCTCTAGCTGCCCAGCGATCGGTTTCTATCGCCCGCATCACGTCATGGGCATGGTGTTGAGCGGGCATCGTCGTACTGTAATGAGCATTATTTGATGCGGTAATGATAAACTCACCCCCTGCTTTTGCCTGTCGCCAAAAATGCTGTGGAAAAGCAGATTCGTAGCAGATAGCAATAATTGCTCTCCCAAAGGGAGTATCAAAGATCTGATTGCTTTTGCCAGCAGCTAAATGAGCATTTAAGGGTGAAAGGCGATCGATTAATTTGCCAACCACAGACTCAAAGGGGATGTATTCTCCCAAAGGAACAAGCTTATATTTGTCGTAGCGACTATAGGTTTTCCCTTCACCAGTTAAAGTAAATATACTATTAGTGTAACTGCTGCCATCTCTACCGTTTGCACCTATCCAGGCAGGAATTTTGGCTTTAATTA
This DNA window, taken from Pleurocapsa sp. FMAR1, encodes the following:
- the plsY gene encoding glycerol-3-phosphate 1-O-acyltransferase PlsY, which encodes MVVYFAISALLILTAYLLGSIPTGYIVGRYLKGIDIREHGSGSTGATNVLRTVGKSAAIAVLAIDLVKGLLALAIVNLFYYFSPSQTLPVDWHTWLITGAALSAIIGHSKSIWLNFSGGKSVATALGILLVMNPAVALGTLASFGITLSISRIVSLSSICGAIAVNILMVALNQPPAYSIFAILAGLYVILRHRTNIQRLVAGIEPKIGQAS
- the dxs gene encoding 1-deoxy-D-xylulose-5-phosphate synthase, whose translation is MHLSEITHPNQLHGLSIRQLEKIARQIREKHLQTVAASGGHLGPGLGVVELTIALYQTLDLDRDKVTWDVGHQAYPHKLLTGRYNKFNTLRQKDGVAGYLKRSENKFDHFGAGHASTSISAALGMALARDAKGEDFKCVAIIGDGALTGGMALEAINHAGHLPNTNLMVVLNDNEMSISPNVGAISRYLNKVRLSDPVQFLSDNLEEQFKQLPFFGQSLTPEMERVKEGMKRLAVPKVGAVIEELGFKYFGPIDGHNLAELISTFKQAHKVPGPVLVHVATVKGKGYAIAEKDQVGYHAQNPFNLATGKGIPATKPKPPKYCKVFADTLTTLAENDPKIVGITAAMATGTGLDKLQSKLPKQYIDVGIAEQHAVTLSAGMACEGMKPVVAIYSTFLQRAYDQIIHDICIQKLPVFFCLDRAGIVGADGPTHQGMYDIAYLRCIPNIVVMAPKDEAELQQMVVTGINYNDGAIAMRYPRGNGIGVPLMEEGWEPIEIGKGEILRSGDDLLLVGYGTQVYPALQVAEILSEHGIEATVVNARFVKPLDTDLIVPLAKRIGKVVTLEEGCLMGGFGSAVLEALQEHNVLVPVERFGIPDILVDHASPDQSKASIGLSSPQMAESILKTFFDSKNKEPSAVS